One stretch of Glycine soja cultivar W05 chromosome 7, ASM419377v2, whole genome shotgun sequence DNA includes these proteins:
- the LOC114419007 gene encoding fructose-1,6-bisphosphatase, chloroplastic produces the protein MVAMAAATASTQLIFSKPCSPSRLCPFQLCVFDTKQVLSSGRRRHVGGSGVRCMAVGEAATTGTKKRSGYELQTLTSWLLKQEQAGVIDAELTIVLSSISMACKQIASLVQRANISNLTGVQGAVNVQGEDQKKLDVVSNEVFSNCLRSSGRTGIIASEEEDVPVAVEESYSGNYIVVFDPLDGSSNIDAAVSTGSIFGIYSPNDECLADIDDDPTLDTTEQRCIVNVCQPGSNLLAAGYCMYSSSIIFVLTLGNGVFVFTLDPMYGEFVLTQENLQIPRAGKIYAFNEGNYQLWDEKLKKYIDDLKDPGPSGKPYSARYIGSLVGDFHRTLLYGGIYGYPRDKKSKNGKLRLLYECAPMSFIVEQAGGKGSDGHQRILDIQPTEIHQRVPLYIGSVEEVEKVEKYLA, from the exons ATGGTTGCAATGGCAGCAGCAACAGCATCCACCCAGTTGATTTTCTCAAAGCCTTGTTCCCCTTCACGTCTATGCCCCTTCCAACTATGTGTCTTTGACACTAAACAAGTGCTATCAAGTGGCAGGAGAAGGCATGTGGGGGGTTCTGGAGTTAGGTGCATGGCTGTGGGGGAAGCAGCAACCACTGGGACAAAGAAGAGAAGTGGATATGAGCTTCAAACACTCACTAGCTGGTTGCTGAAGCAGGAGCAAGCTGGGGTGATTGATGCAGAACTCACTATTGTGCTGTCTAGCATTTCCATGGCATGCAAACAGATTGCTTCTTTGGTGCAAAGAGCTAACATTTCCAACCTCACTGGGGTTCAAGGTGCTGTCAATGTTCAAGGGGAAGACCAGAAAAAGCTTGATGTTGTTTCAAATGAG GTTTTCTCAAACTGCTTGAGGTCAAGTGGGAGGACAGGGATAATAGCATCAGAGGAGGAAGATGTGCCAGTGGCAGTAGAAGAGAGTTATTCTGGAAACTACATTGTGGTGTTTGACCCACTTGATGGGTCATCCAATATTGATGCTGCAGTGTCAACTGGGTCCATTTTTGGGATATACAGCCCCAATGATGAGTGTCTTGCTGACATTGATGATGACCCCACC CTTGACACAACAGAACAAAGATGTATTGTGAACGTGTGCCAACCTGGAAGCAACCTTCTTGCAGCTGGTTACTGCATGTATTCTAGCTCAATAATCTTTGTTCTCACACTTGGAAATGGAGTGTTTGTGTTTACATTGGACCCGATGTATGGCGAATTCGTTTTGACTCAGGAAAACCTCCAGATACCTAGAGCAGGCAAAATCTATGCATTCAATGAAGGTAATTATCAGTTGTGGGATGAGAAGCTAAAGAAATATATTGATGATCTCAAGGACCCAGGTCCAAGCGGCAAGCCTTATTCTGCAAGGTACATTGGTAGCTTGGTAGGAGATTTCCACAGGACACTGCTATATGGTGGCATTTACGGGTACCCCAGGGACAAGAAAAGCAAGAATGGGAAACTAAGGCTCCTGTATGAATGTGCTCCTATGAGCTTCATTGTAGAACAAGCTGGTGGAAAAGGGTCAGATGGCCATCAAAGAATACTCGACATTCAACCAACAGAG ATTCATCAACGTGTGCCACTGTACATTGGGAGCGTTGAAGAGGTAGAGAAGGTGGAAAAGTACTTGGCTTAA